The following coding sequences are from one Patescibacteria group bacterium window:
- a CDS encoding argininosuccinate synthase, producing MREPQLSPDYEQNKQHNKSCLLMYSGGVDTSCCVYILQHYYGYRVITCTVDVGQRVLDVQAMGEKAMQLGAARHLTVDAKEEYAARCVVPVIKANALYDDFYPLGTSVARPLMAEKAVEAALKEQVDAVAHGCKGRGADAFRLNMTFYFKLPKSIKLVMPINDWWPTRQEEVDFAYAHGIPVPVSQREPFSYDDNLLSNAINYGSIDKIESSVPEHAFRWTVPLERAPRTPALVSIHFERGIPVAVNGAPMKLVDIMRHLNELGGNYGIGRVDMIENGLYGNKFRWVYECPGAELLLMAHKDLERVTLPKESLMFKHHLVDPKWATLAYNCSFHSPLAKALEKFIEEMNNYVTGSVTLRLVPGVATVVTRESPYSLVGYDPKDIVPRDKMDTLPYGFEEYAFAGLHAYKE from the coding sequence ATAAATCCTGCCTGCTGATGTATTCCGGCGGCGTGGACACTTCGTGCTGCGTCTATATTCTGCAGCACTATTATGGCTACCGTGTCATCACTTGTACGGTGGATGTGGGACAGCGGGTGCTTGATGTGCAGGCAATGGGGGAAAAAGCGATGCAGCTTGGCGCCGCGCGGCACCTGACCGTGGATGCGAAGGAAGAGTATGCCGCGCGCTGCGTGGTACCCGTGATCAAGGCAAATGCGCTCTATGATGATTTTTACCCCCTTGGCACGTCGGTGGCGCGGCCGTTAATGGCGGAGAAGGCCGTGGAAGCGGCACTCAAAGAGCAGGTGGATGCGGTCGCGCACGGCTGCAAAGGAAGAGGCGCGGACGCCTTTCGCCTCAATATGACGTTTTATTTCAAACTCCCCAAATCCATAAAACTCGTGATGCCCATCAATGACTGGTGGCCGACGCGGCAGGAGGAGGTGGATTTTGCGTATGCGCACGGCATCCCGGTTCCCGTGAGCCAGCGCGAACCATTCAGCTATGACGATAATCTGCTCTCGAATGCCATTAATTACGGGAGCATTGATAAGATTGAGTCGTCAGTGCCGGAACACGCGTTCCGGTGGACCGTGCCTCTGGAGCGCGCACCGCGCACTCCCGCGCTGGTATCCATCCATTTCGAGCGGGGCATTCCCGTGGCCGTGAACGGCGCGCCGATGAAACTCGTGGACATTATGCGTCATTTAAACGAGCTGGGAGGAAATTACGGCATTGGCCGCGTGGACATGATTGAGAACGGGTTATACGGCAATAAATTCCGCTGGGTCTATGAGTGCCCTGGGGCGGAATTGCTCCTGATGGCACATAAGGACCTGGAGCGCGTGACACTCCCCAAAGAAAGCCTCATGTTCAAACATCACCTGGTTGACCCGAAGTGGGCGACACTCGCGTATAACTGTTCGTTCCATAGCCCTTTGGCGAAGGCGCTTGAAAAATTCATTGAGGAAATGAATAATTACGTGACGGGGTCAGTCACCCTCCGCTTGGTGCCCGGCGTGGCAACGGTCGTTACCAGGGAATCCCCTTATTCACTGGTGGGGTACGACCCGAAAGATATCGTGCCGCGCGACAAGATGGATACGCTCCCCTATGGGTTTGAGGAATACGCGTTTGCCGGCCTGCACGCATATAAAGAATAA